In Candidatus Epulonipiscium sp., one genomic interval encodes:
- the noc gene encoding nucleoid occlusion protein, with protein sequence MQTYQSKELKIQWISIDKIRPNPYQPRKTFDKTSIEELTNSIKQYGVMQPISVRMIGHSNYELVAGERRLRACKNAGLKEIPAVLIDVNDKDSAILSLIENLQRENLNFLEESEAYHNLMQDHGFTQEELARSLGKSQSTIANKLRLLRLSPAIKKDILENNLSERHARALLKLPEEDMQIEALQKVIIQGLNVKKTEELINQMIERIIHQSEEKKEQKMKRVLRDIRLFTNTIQQAVDLIQQSGLEAKYTMEEINDFYEIKIKIPMN encoded by the coding sequence ATGCAAACATATCAGTCGAAAGAATTAAAAATACAATGGATTTCTATTGATAAAATACGTCCTAATCCATATCAACCAAGAAAAACCTTTGATAAAACATCCATAGAAGAATTAACAAATTCTATTAAACAATATGGAGTAATGCAGCCTATTAGTGTTCGTATGATAGGTCATTCAAATTACGAATTGGTTGCAGGAGAAAGAAGACTTAGGGCATGTAAAAATGCAGGGCTTAAGGAGATTCCCGCAGTACTAATAGATGTAAATGATAAGGACAGTGCCATATTGTCCCTTATAGAAAATCTCCAAAGAGAAAATCTTAATTTTTTAGAAGAGTCGGAAGCCTACCATAATCTAATGCAAGATCACGGGTTTACCCAGGAGGAATTAGCAAGAAGCCTAGGAAAAAGCCAATCGACGATAGCAAATAAGCTTAGACTATTAAGATTATCCCCTGCAATTAAAAAGGATATACTAGAAAATAATCTTTCAGAGAGGCATGCAAGGGCTCTTCTTAAACTTCCGGAAGAAGATATGCAGATAGAGGCATTACAAAAGGTTATCATCCAAGGTTTAAATGTTAAAAAAACAGAAGAACTAATAAATCAAATGATTGAAAGAATTATCCATCAGTCAGAAGAAAAAAAAGAACAAAAAATGAAAAGGGTTTTAAGGGATATACGACTATTTACAAATACAATTCAACAAGCGGTGGATTTAATTCAGCAATCAGGGCTAGAAGCTAAGTATACAATGGAAGAAATAAATGATTTTTATGAAATAAAAATCAAAATACCTATGAATTAA